The DNA region CCGCAGCGAAAGCGAGTCTTAATAGGGCAAAAGTTAGTGTTTGTAGACCCGAAACCGTAGTGATCTATCCATGGCCAGGTTGAAGCGCAGGTAAGATTGCGTGGAGGACCGAACTCGTAAGCGTTGAAAAGCTTTGGGATGAGTTGTGGATAGGGGAGAAATTCCAATCGAACACGGAGATAGCTGGTTCTCCCCGAAATAGCTTTAGGGCTAGCCTCAAGAAGTAAGTATAGACGGTAGAGCACTGGTTGGGCTAGGGGCCGTATTGGTTACCGAACCCTGTCAAACTACGAATGGCTATACTGGTATCTTGGGAGTCAGACTATGAGTGATAAGATCCATAGTCAAGAGGGAAACAGCCCAGACCATCAGCTAAGGTCCCAAATGTCGTACTAAGTGGAAAAGGATGTGTCGCTACATAAACAACCAGGATGTTGGCTTAGAAGCAGCCACCATTTAAAGAGTGCGTAATAGCTCACTGGTCTAGTGGCGCTGCGCCGAAGATTCCCGGGGCTAAAGTACGAAACCGAAGCTATGGCTTGATACTTAAAGTATCAGGGGTAGGGGAGCGTTCTCATTGGGTAGAAGTTAAACCGGAAGGTTTGGTGGACTGATGAGAAGTGAGAATGTCGGTATGAGTAGCGAAAAGAAAGGTGAGAATCCTTTCCACCGAAAGCCTAAGGGTTCCTGAGCAACGATCGTCGTCTCAGGGTAAGTCGGGACCTAAGCCGAGGCAAGAAGCGTAGGCGATGGACAACAGGTTGACATTCCTGTACCGGCACAAGTCGTTTGAGTGATGGAGTGACACAGAAGGGTAGGCAATCAGGAGGATGGAAATTCCTGTTTAAGCGTGTAGGGAAGTTTATAGGCAAATCCGTAAAACTTTGAACCTGAGGCGTGATGACGAGCAAGCAGAGATGCGAGCGAAGTTGCTGACCCCACACTGTCAAGAAAAGCTTCTAGCGAGACAAGTGCCGCCCGTACCGTAAACCGACACAGGTAGGCGGGTAGAGAATACTAAGGTGCGCGGGAGAACCCTCGTTAAGGAACTCGGCAAAATGTACCCGTAACTTCGGGAGAAGGGTAGCCATAAGAGTAAAAGTCAGAAACGACTTAAGCTTAACGTGGTCGCAGAGAAGAGGCCCAAGCGACTGTTTACCAAAAACACAGGTGCCTGCAAAAGCGAAAGCTGAAGTATAGGTGCTGACACCTGCCCAGTGCTGGAAGGTTAAGGAAGGATGTTCGAGCAATCAAAGCATTTGACCGAAGCCCCAGTGAACGGCGGCCGTAACTATAACGGTCCTAAGGTAGCGAAATTCCTTGTCGGGTAAGTTCCGACCCGCACGAAAGGTGTAACGATTTGGGCACTGTCTCAACGAGGGACCCGGTGAAATTGAAATACCTGTGAAGATGCAGGTTACCCGCGACTGGACAGAAAGACCCCATGGAGCTTTACTGTAACCTGACATTGAGTTTTGATACATTATGTACAGGATAGGTGGGAGTCAGAGATGTATGCACGCCAGTGTGTACGGAGACGACGTTGGGATACCACCCTTAATGTATCGGAATTCTAACTGAAAGAGTAACGACCTTCAGGACAGTGTCAGGCGGGCAGTTTGACTGGGCGGGTCGCCTCCTAAAAAGTAACGGAGGCGCCCAAAGGTTCCCTCAGCGCGGTCAGAAATCGCGCGAAGAGTGTAAAGGCAGAAGGGAGCTTAACTGCAAGACAGACAAGTCGAGCAGGTACGAAAGTAGGGCTTAGTGATCCGGTGGTACCGAGTGGAAGGGCCATCGCTCAACGGATAAAAGCTACCCTGGGGATAACAGGCTAATCTCTCCCAAGAGTCCATATCGACGGGGAGGTTTGGCACCTCGATGTCGGCTCATCACATCCTGGGGCTGTAGTCGGTCCCAAGGGTTGGGCTGTTCGCCCATTAAAGTGGTACGTGAGCTGGGTTCAGAACGTCGTGAGACAGTTCGGTCCCTATCCATCGCGGGCGCAAGAGATTTGAAGGGAACTGCTCCTAGTACGAGAGGACCGGAGTGGACGAACCGCTGGTGTACCAATTGTTCCGCCAGGAGCATAGTTGGGTAGCTACGTTCGGAAAGGATAAACGCTGAAAGCATCTAAGCGTGAAACCAGCCTTAAGATGAGATCTCTCATAGAGTTAATCTAGTAAGACACCTTGGAGATTACGAGGTTGATAGGTTGGATGTGTAAGTAGAGTAATCTATTGAGCTGACCAATACTAATATGTCGAGGGCTTGACTTAAACAAGAATAAATATATCTCGTGGTAAAAAATTAATCTGTGAAGGTTTTGAGGGAGTTTACCCAATTGGAAATTCACCTCGATAATCTGGTGGCGATAGCTAAGAGGATACACCTGTTCCCATACCGAACACAGTAGTTAAGCTCTTATACGTCGAAAGTACTTGGCTGGAGACGGCCTGGTAGGATAGATAGTTGCCAGTTAAGCCTTACGTCTTGGCGTAAGGTTTTTTATTCCTCGATAGCTCAGTTGGTAGAGCAATCGGCTGTTAACCGATCGGTCGTAGGTTCGAGTCCTACTCGAGGAGCCAAATGAAATCAAAGCTAGATAACTTAAGTTATCTAGCTTTTTTATGTGTAGTTCAAGCATTAATTTCCTGCGATTAGTTAACTAAAATAGTCTCTACTCTAGCATAAATATAAATAGTAAATTAAGTAGTAGGCAATAAGCATTAAGTTTAGTATAATGGTTATTAAAATATATTTTGGAAATATAATTAATATTATGGAGGCATGTAAAGTGCAATATTCGTTTGTGAAGGTAGCAAGTGTTTCTATTGAAACGCAAGTTGCTAATGTAGAAGCAAATTTAGAGAAAATTATTCTAAAGACTAGAGAGGCTGCCGAAAATGGAGCTAAAATAATTGTTTTTCCAGAATTAACTTTAACAGGCTATAGCTGCCAAGATTTGTTTTATAGTAGTAGTTTACAAGAACAAGTTTTGAAAGGTTTGGAAAAACTCTTAAAAGCAACTAAAATGTTAGATGTATTAGTATTTGTAGGGGCGCCACTTGCTTGGAAAAACGAGTTGTACAATTGTGCTGTGATTATGCTAAAAGGCGAAATTTTGGCGGTTATACCTAAAATGAATATTCCCGAATATGGTGAGTTTTTTGAAGGACGCTATTTTTCTTCGGGAGCTAACTTAATAGAGAATAAAATTAATTTATTAGGGAAAGAGATAAATTGTAGTAGTTCGATTATCTTACAACATAAAAAATATAATAATCTGCGAATTGGTTGCGAGCTGTGTGAAGATTTATGGTCGCCATTATCGCCAAGCACAGTTCACGCACTTCAAGGCGCAAATATTGTTTGTAATTTATCAGCAAGCAATGAGTACTTAGGTAAAAGCAAGCAAAGAGCGGAGTTGCTAAAAGCTCACACGCAAAAAACTAAATTAGCTTATATTTATACTTCCGCAGGTCGGGGAGAATCGACTATGGATGTTGTTTATTCAGACTACAAGGCTATTGTAGAACTAGGAGAAATCTTGGTTGAAGCTGACTATGATCAAGAAATTATATATGCACAAATTGATTTAGAAGCAGTTCATAATTTCAGAAGAACCAAGACTGCTTTTCAAAATAAATTGCTGAAACTTCCCGAATACACTTTGATACACTTTGAGATGCAAATTATTGATATTAATGAAGGTGTAGGTCGTTATAGCGAAAAACAGCCGTTTTTGCCCAAATGGGTGGATAAAAATAATGCTTTACAGGAGTTATTTGAATTACAGAAGATTAGTTTAAAACGTCGATTGAGAGCAGTAGATACTAAGTGTATGATCATAGGCTTATCTGGGGGATTGGATTCCACTTTAACAACTTTAGTCGCTCATAGTTTGGTTCAAGAAGATCCTAAATTGCAACTAAAGCTAGTAACTATGCCTGGATTTGGAACCAGTTCGCAAACTAAAAGTAATGCTGTTAGGCTAGCGGAAGGGTTAGGTCTACAAATACAAGTTATTGATATTGCTAAAATTTGTGAAGCACAATTACAATTGTTAGAACATACTGAGATAAACGATATAACTTACGAAAATGTTCAAGCTCGTCAAAGGACACAAATTTTATTGAATTTGGCTAATAAATGCCAAGGAATTTTATTAGGGACAGCAGATTTATCAGAAATAGCGCTAGGTTTTTGCACTTATGGTGGGGATCATTTAAGTATGTATAATGTTAACGCTAGTATCCCCAAGACTTTGGTAAGATTATTGGTTTCGTGGTATGCTGAGCAAAAAGCCAGTATTTTAAAACAATTGTTGATGGAAATTGTGGATACAGTAATAAGTCCAGAATTGTTGAAAACTGAGGATACACAAGTACAGGCGACCGAAGAAATTGTCGGAAATTATGAAGTAATTGATTATATTTTACATTACCATTTGCAACATAATTTTTCACGCGAAAAAATTACACATATGACTTATTTAACTTTTGCTGAGCTGTATTCAGCTAAAGAAATTGAATTAGCTTTAGAAAATTATTTTAAACGGTTTTATCGTAATCAATTTAAACGTAGCTGTATGCCCGATGGAGCTAAATTGACTTGTGTTTCGCTATCACCACGTTCAAGTTGGCGTCAAATTAGTGATTTGTAGAAAATAAGAAATTGTAAATGGATGGATGGAAATGAGAATTATAATAGTAGGTGCTGGTAAAGTTGGTTATGCTCTAGCAAGACATTTGGCGGAAGATAATAATGATGTCGTGGTAATTGAAGAAAATGAAGAACGCCGCGATATTGTACAAAACAATTTAGATGTAATGACTTTAGGCGGCAATGGAGCTAGTGCAGTTAATTTACTTGAAGCTGGAGTGAAAGATGCTGGTATGCTAATCGCAGTTACGGCGAGTGATGAAGTAAATATGATTGCGTGTATGACGGCTAAGCGACTAGGAGTAAGTAGAACTATTGCACGGATACGCAATGAAGATTATGCCCAACAAGGAGATATCTCTATCAGTAAAACTTTGGGTATTGATGTTGTTATAAATCCAGAGTTGGTAACAGCCTTAGAAATCAATAAAATTTTGAGTACTCCTTCTAGTTTAGATATTGAGGATTTTGCCGATGGAAAGGTGCGAATGTTAGAAGTAAAAATGCGTCCTACTTCTAAAATTATTGAAATTCCTTTGCAAGATTTGGTTTTACCTAAACATATTTTAGTTGCGGGAATTTTGCGCAATAACAAAATGATTATTCCACGCGGCCAAGATATTTTAAAAGCTTCAGACCATGTTTTTTTTCTAGGGGAAACGGAAACAGTAAAGGATTTTGAGCAAAATTTTATAACAACACGCTCCACAAAGTTGAAAAAAGTATTCATTATTGGAGCGGGGCGAGTGGGACGATATTTAGCTGTAATGTTAGAAAATGCGGGATTTGATTTAAAAATTATCGATAGTGATAAAATAAGATGTGAATTAGTTGCCGGACAATTATCGAAGAGTATGGTTCTCTTTGGAGATGCTACTGATAAAGAATTGTTAGTGGAAGAGGGAATTGCGCAAGCAGATGCGGTAATTTGTTTAACGGAAGATGATAAATTAAACATGTTAGCAGCCTTATTGACCAAAAATCTTGGCGCAGAGAGAACTTTTGCTAAGGTTGGCAGAGTTGAATATATTCCCATAATGGAACAAATTGGGATAGATGTAACTTTTACGCCACAATTAATCACTGCTGGGACAATACTGCGGATGGCGCGTAGTGATGATATTTTATCGATGTCTTTAATTGAAGGTGATCAAGCGGAGGCAATGGAAATTTTATTAACTGAAGATAGCCCTGTTATTGATAAGCAACTTAAGAACATTGATATGTTTACCGAATGTCTAGTAGGTGCGATAATTAGAAATGGAGAGGTTATTGTTCCAACGGGTGAAGATTACCTGCTAAATGGTGACCGAATAGTTGTTTTTGCATTGCATAATGTTGCCAAAAAAGTTCTAGTGATATTTAAAGGTAGGAGATAGTAGGTATGAATTGGCATTTTGTAGGGCAAAGTTTAGGCAAGTTTTTGCAAGGCTATGCTTTAATTTTAACTACAGCACTAATGATGGGAATTTATGATACCGATAAAGGTGTTAAAGCTTTTACAATAACAGTTCTAGTAACTTTTTTATTAGGTAAAATATTAGCTCGCTTGAAAGTTGCTGGGGATAAGAGTATCGGTATTCGCGAAGGGTATACAATTGTATTGGGAATTTGGTTTTTAGCTACAATATTTGGGGCAATGCCCTTATACATTTATGGGGCAACGCCAACCTTGATAAGTGCCTGGTTTGAGTCTGTGTCAGGTTTGACGACTACGGGTGCGACTGTTATTGGTAATTTAGGGGAAATGCCCCGTTCGATCTTATTATGGCGTAGTATTATGCATTGGATTGGTGGCGTGGGCATAATTATGATGTTTGTGGCGGTTTTACCGCATATGGGCGTAGGTGTGATAAATTTAGTTAAAGCAGAGGCTTCTGGACCTACGACGGAGCGTTTAGTGCCCAGGTTGAAAGATACAGCAATAAGGTTATGGATAATTTATAGTTGTTTAACTTTGGCTGAAATTGTGCTGCTGCTATTTACGGGGATGAGTCTGTTTGATGCGGTAAATCACTCAATGTCAAGTATGGCTTGTGGCGGTTTTTCAACAAAAGATTCTAGTGTTAGCCATTTTGGTAGTTGGCAGGCAGAACTTATAATTGCGCTGTTCATGACGATTGCGGGCGGAAATTTTAATTTATATATGCATGTTTGGCGTAAGGGCTTTAAGGTTCTTTGGCATAATACAGAATTTAAGACTTATATTGGAATTTTGCTGGGAGCAATAGCGATTGTGACAGCCGATATTTTTGTAGTAGAAAATTACATGTTTAATATTACTTATTTTCGTGATACAATATTTCAGGTAGTATCTTTTCTTACGGGGACAGGGTTTGCATCTGCTAACTTTGAAGTTTGGCCAGAACTATCAAAAACAGTGTTAGTAATTTTGATGTTTTTAGGTGGTTGCGCTGGTTCAACTGCTGGGGGCTTAAAGATAATACGTGTTGTGATTGTTTGTAAGCAAATTTGGGCAGAAATTAAGCGGACTTTGCATCCGCGGATGATTATGACGATAAAGCTAGACAATCGAATTTTAGAAAGTAGTGTGTTAAATAGTGTTTCGCAATTTTTCGCATTATATATGTTGACAGTTGCAGTATCTGTACTGTTAGTTACAGCCTGTGGGTTAGATTTTAACAATGCATTAAGTGCTACTTTATCGACACTGGGGAACGTTGGTTTAGGATTTGGCGTAGTTGGACCATCGAGTAATGCCGGACAATTGCCTGAATCCGCTAAATTTATTTTATCTTGGTGTATGTTATTAGGACGTTTAGAATTTTTTACTTTATTAGTGGTATTTCAAGCGGACTTTTGGCGTGGAAAAAAGGGTTGGTAAGGAGGTTTATTTATGTATAAATTATTAAAAAAATA from Succinispira mobilis DSM 6222 includes:
- a CDS encoding NAD(+) synthase, producing the protein MQYSFVKVASVSIETQVANVEANLEKIILKTREAAENGAKIIVFPELTLTGYSCQDLFYSSSLQEQVLKGLEKLLKATKMLDVLVFVGAPLAWKNELYNCAVIMLKGEILAVIPKMNIPEYGEFFEGRYFSSGANLIENKINLLGKEINCSSSIILQHKKYNNLRIGCELCEDLWSPLSPSTVHALQGANIVCNLSASNEYLGKSKQRAELLKAHTQKTKLAYIYTSAGRGESTMDVVYSDYKAIVELGEILVEADYDQEIIYAQIDLEAVHNFRRTKTAFQNKLLKLPEYTLIHFEMQIIDINEGVGRYSEKQPFLPKWVDKNNALQELFELQKISLKRRLRAVDTKCMIIGLSGGLDSTLTTLVAHSLVQEDPKLQLKLVTMPGFGTSSQTKSNAVRLAEGLGLQIQVIDIAKICEAQLQLLEHTEINDITYENVQARQRTQILLNLANKCQGILLGTADLSEIALGFCTYGGDHLSMYNVNASIPKTLVRLLVSWYAEQKASILKQLLMEIVDTVISPELLKTEDTQVQATEEIVGNYEVIDYILHYHLQHNFSREKITHMTYLTFAELYSAKEIELALENYFKRFYRNQFKRSCMPDGAKLTCVSLSPRSSWRQISDL
- the trkA gene encoding Trk system potassium transporter TrkA; protein product: MRIIIVGAGKVGYALARHLAEDNNDVVVIEENEERRDIVQNNLDVMTLGGNGASAVNLLEAGVKDAGMLIAVTASDEVNMIACMTAKRLGVSRTIARIRNEDYAQQGDISISKTLGIDVVINPELVTALEINKILSTPSSLDIEDFADGKVRMLEVKMRPTSKIIEIPLQDLVLPKHILVAGILRNNKMIIPRGQDILKASDHVFFLGETETVKDFEQNFITTRSTKLKKVFIIGAGRVGRYLAVMLENAGFDLKIIDSDKIRCELVAGQLSKSMVLFGDATDKELLVEEGIAQADAVICLTEDDKLNMLAALLTKNLGAERTFAKVGRVEYIPIMEQIGIDVTFTPQLITAGTILRMARSDDILSMSLIEGDQAEAMEILLTEDSPVIDKQLKNIDMFTECLVGAIIRNGEVIVPTGEDYLLNGDRIVVFALHNVAKKVLVIFKGRR
- a CDS encoding TrkH family potassium uptake protein, with product MNWHFVGQSLGKFLQGYALILTTALMMGIYDTDKGVKAFTITVLVTFLLGKILARLKVAGDKSIGIREGYTIVLGIWFLATIFGAMPLYIYGATPTLISAWFESVSGLTTTGATVIGNLGEMPRSILLWRSIMHWIGGVGIIMMFVAVLPHMGVGVINLVKAEASGPTTERLVPRLKDTAIRLWIIYSCLTLAEIVLLLFTGMSLFDAVNHSMSSMACGGFSTKDSSVSHFGSWQAELIIALFMTIAGGNFNLYMHVWRKGFKVLWHNTEFKTYIGILLGAIAIVTADIFVVENYMFNITYFRDTIFQVVSFLTGTGFASANFEVWPELSKTVLVILMFLGGCAGSTAGGLKIIRVVIVCKQIWAEIKRTLHPRMIMTIKLDNRILESSVLNSVSQFFALYMLTVAVSVLLVTACGLDFNNALSATLSTLGNVGLGFGVVGPSSNAGQLPESAKFILSWCMLLGRLEFFTLLVVFQADFWRGKKGW